In Nicotiana tabacum cultivar K326 chromosome 11, ASM71507v2, whole genome shotgun sequence, a single window of DNA contains:
- the LOC107797808 gene encoding receptor-like protein EIX2 — protein sequence MQHLEFIDLATNILEGGLPKSFGNLSHLRALDLSTNNLNQPLPELFLSLSGKAEKSLEELHLSNNHFSGSLPDITRFSSLKSLYLQENQLNGSFLESYGQTSKIEFLDLSLNQITGPLPNLTAFSALRELHLNNNQFKGRLPQSIGRLSKLEMLRVESNFMEGPITESHLSNLSSLRVLDLSYNSFSFQLGLNWLPPFELDVIGLSHCKMGPHFPQWLRTQKSYSHLDISFAGISGVAPNWFWDLSPEMMHFSISNNQISGEVPDLSSKFVKETNYPTMDFSSNNFSGLVPSFSSNLESLNLSKNKFVGSISFLCKIANALFRTIDLSNNLLSGELHNCLMGFEELAILNLANNNLYGKIPSSIGSLSDIQSLQLRNNNFTGDLPTSLKNCAILQILDVGGNKLSGEIPLWIGSHLTFLVVLSLRLNKFNGSIPQNLCHLNKIHILDLSQNSLSGEIPRCLNNITSLLQNNNSSTPSILFELGGDSHNGYSYFEEYLGDALVQWKSSESVYNKTLGLLKIIDFSNNELAGNVPEEIAQLDGVLSLNLSRNNLTGNVIQGIGKMEKLESLDLSGNQFTGRIPTSLAQLHFLSVLDLSSNNLSGKIPSSTQLQSFDPSSYEGNNELCGPPLAECPEDRNTQSLSADHSKINNLDEDDKILSFGFYVCVASGFILGFWGVIFTLALKQSFRDAYFQKLTNFANWIFVTIIMSLHRLKMMWS from the coding sequence ATGCAACATCTTGAGTTCATTGACCTTGCTACAAATATTCTAGAAGGTGGATTGCCCAAATCTTTTGGCAACTTGAGTCACTTAAGAGCCCTTGATTTATCAACTAATAACTTGAACCAACCACTTCCTGAATTATTTCTGAGCTTATCTGGTAAAGCAGAAAAATCACTTGAAGAATTGCATTTATCTAACAATCATTTTAGTGGTTCATTGCCTGACATCACCAGATTTTCATCCTTAAAAAGTTTGTACCTGCAAGAGAATCAACTGAATGGATCTTTCTTAGAAAGCTATGGGCAGACTTCCAAGATCGAATTCCTCGATTTATCTTTGAATCAAATAACAGGACCTTTGCCAAACTTAACAGCATTTTCAGCATTAAGAGAGTTGCATTTGAACAATAACCAATTCAAAGGGAGGTTACCCCAAAGTATAGGACGACTTTCAAAGCTTGAGATGTTGAGGGTCGAATCAAATTTCATGGAAGGTCCAATCACAGAGTCACATCTTTCTAACCTTTCCAGCTTAAGAGTGTTGGACTTGTCATATAACTCCTTCTCTTTTCAGTTGGGACTTAATTGGCTTCCTCCTTTTGAATTAGATGTTATAGGTCTCTCCCATTGTAAAATGGGGCCTCATTTCCCACAGTGGCTACGAACTCAGAAGAGTTACTCACATCTTGATATCTCTTTCGCTGGTATATCAGGCGTAGCACCTAACTGGTTTTGGGATCTTTCTCCTGAAATGATGCACTTTAGTATTTCCAATAACCAAATAAGTGGAGAGGTCCCTGATTTGTCTTCCAAGTTTGTAAAGGAAACTAATTACCCGACAATGGATTTTAGTTCGAATAATTTCTCGGGTTTAGTGCCATCATTCTCATCCAACTTGGAATCATTGAACCTTTCCAAAAACAAGTTTGTTGGATCAATTTCTTTCCTGTGCAAAATAGCCAACGCTTTGTTCCGCACCATTGACCTCTCAAATAACCTACTTTCAGGAGAACTTCACaattgtttgatgggatttgaagAACTAGCCATTCTTAATTTAGCTAACAACAATCTATATGGTAAAATTCCCAGTTCCATTGGTTCTTTGTCGGATATCCAATCTCTACAGTTGCGGAACAACAATTTTACTGGTGATCTGCCTACCTCTTTGAAAAACTGCGCAATATTGCAAATCTTGGACGTAGGAGGAAATAAGCTAAGTGGAGAAATACCATTATGGATTGGCTCACACTTAACATTCTTGGTTGTCTTAAGTTTGAGACTCAACAAGTTCAATGGAAGCATACCTCAAAATTTGTGTCATCTGAATAAAATCCATATTTTGGATCTTTCTCAGAACAGCTTATCTGGAGAAATCCCCCGATGTCTCAACAATATCACATCTTTGCTTCAGAATAATAATAGTTCAACCCCAAGCATCCTTTTTGAATTAGGTGGAGACAGTCACAATGGCTATTCTTATTTTGAAGAATACTTGGGGGATGCATTAGTTCAATGGAAAAGCAGTGAATCTGTGTACAATAAGACACTCGGGTTGTTGAAGATCATCGATTTTTCTAATAACGAGTTAGCTGGAAATGTTCCTGAAGAAATCGCGCAACTGGATGGAGTGCTTTCACTAAACCTCTCGAGAAATAATTTAACAGGAAATGTAATACAAGGAATTGGGAAGATGGAAAAGTTAGAGTCCCTTGATTTGTCTGGAAATCAGTTCACTGGTCGAATTCCCACAAGTCTTGCTCAACTACATTTCCTAAGTGTCTTAGACTTGTCGAGTAACAACTTATCGGGGAAAATTCCTTCAAGCACTCAATTGCAGAGTTTTGATCCTTCATCATATGAAGGAAACAATGAACTTTGTGGCCCACCACTTGCAGAATGTCCTGAAGATAGAAATACTCAAAGCCTTTCTGCTGATCATAGCAAAATCAACAATCTTGATGAAGATGACAAGATTCTGTCGTTTGGGTTTTATGTATGTGTGGCAAGTGGCTTCATTCTTGGATTTTGGGGAGTAATATTTACTTTAGCCCTCAAGCAATCATTTAGAGATGCTTACTTTCAGAAGTTGACCAATTTCGCAAACTGGATCTTTGTGACAATAATAATGTCTCTACACAGATTGAAGATGATGTGGAGCTAG
- the LOC142166114 gene encoding receptor-like protein EIX1, producing MKSEIFLFLNIAFSVFIGLVIGTSSGGDGRTTLCIEREREALLKFKQGLIDNYGILSSWGREEEKEECCGWKGVQCSNITGHVVVLDIPAPSYSQHLRGNITPSLLELQHLKHLDLSYNNFGTSRIPNFIGSFPRLEYLFLEYANLSGEIPHALGKLTHLQILDLSLNSRLVVKNLEWLPRLVFLLDLDLSGVHIETPQPC from the exons ATGAAAAGTGAGATATTTTTATTTCTCAATATTGCATTTTCAGTGTTCATAGGACTTGTTATTGGAACAAGTTCAGGAGGGGATGGTCGTACTACTTTGTGCATTGAGAGGGAGAGGGAAGCTCTTCTCAAGTTCAAGCAAGGTCTGATAGATAACTACGGTATCCTCTCGTCATGGGggagagaagaagagaaagaagaatgCTGTGGTTGGAAAGGTGTGCAGTGTAGCAATATAACAGGTCATGTTGTGGTTCTTGATATTCCTGCTCCGTCCTATAGTCAACATTTGAGAGGTAACATTACTCCTTCATTGCTTGAATTGCAACATCTGAAGCACCTAGACCTTAGTTACAATAATTTTGGTACAAGTCGAATACCGAATTTCATTGGTTCTTTTCCAAGACTGGAATATCTTTTTCTTGAGTATGCTAACTTGTCAGGTGAAATTCCTCACGCTCTTGGGAAACTTACCCATTTGCAGATTCTTGACCTTAGCCTGAACTCCCGTCTAGTAGTGAAGAACCTTGAGTGGCTTCCTCGTCTTGTTTTTTTACTTGACCTTGACCTTTCTGGGGTTCATATTGAAACA CCTCAACCTTGCTGA